A single genomic interval of Candidatus Thermoplasmatota archaeon harbors:
- a CDS encoding nucleolar RNA-binding Nop10p family protein, which produces CGGAVGEVYPPKYSPEDKYGKYRRLLKKQINDQKELVK; this is translated from the coding sequence CTGTGGAGGGGCTGTGGGTGAGGTGTACCCTCCCAAATATTCCCCGGAAGATAAATACGGCAAATATAGAAGATTACTTAAAAAGCAAATTAATGACCAAAAGGAGCTGGTTAAATGA
- a CDS encoding proteasome assembly chaperone family protein, with protein MKKTVINLLEEVELQDPIFIEALPGIGHVGKLVAEHLIHELGASKFAELYSPSFPPQVFVGEKGIIEPMKNEFFYLKSAGDDRRDYIILVGNTQGLSPEGQYDICGAIIDFVGKYGVKDIYTLGGLGTGQHVEKTRVLGAATTEELANMLEEHDVNLRSADGGIIGASGLLLGLGMSKGMRGVCLMGETPGYFIDADASKAVLITLISILKLEVDVAKLEERAEETRKMISKAQQMEQEMAERMHIAPGEEDLRYIG; from the coding sequence ATGAAAAAAACCGTAATTAACCTTTTAGAGGAAGTGGAACTTCAGGACCCCATCTTTATCGAGGCCCTTCCCGGAATAGGTCATGTGGGTAAACTGGTTGCAGAACATCTAATACATGAATTAGGAGCTTCAAAATTTGCAGAATTATATTCACCATCATTCCCGCCCCAGGTATTTGTGGGGGAGAAAGGGATCATCGAACCCATGAAAAACGAGTTTTTCTACCTAAAATCTGCAGGAGATGACAGGAGAGACTATATAATACTGGTCGGAAATACTCAGGGACTTAGTCCGGAGGGCCAGTACGATATATGCGGTGCCATAATTGACTTCGTGGGAAAATACGGTGTCAAAGACATATACACATTAGGTGGATTAGGAACCGGTCAACATGTGGAGAAGACCAGGGTACTGGGAGCGGCCACTACTGAAGAATTGGCGAACATGCTGGAAGAACATGATGTAAATCTAAGATCAGCTGACGGCGGCATAATAGGTGCATCAGGATTACTTCTGGGACTGGGAATGTCCAAAGGGATGCGGGGAGTATGCTTGATGGGTGAAACACCCGGTTATTTCATAGATGCGGATGCCTCCAAGGCGGTACTCATTACGCTAATCAGTATTCTTAAACTAGAGGTTGACGTGGCAAAACTGGAAGAAAGGGCCGAGGAAACCAGAAAAATGATATCCAAAGCCCAGCAGATGGAGCAGGAAATGGCAGAGAGGATGCATATCGCCCCCGGTGAGGAAGATCTGCGTTATATTGGATAA